TTGAATATGCTAAATTATCTGTCTATTCATCGTCTATTATTTTACTAACAGCGACATTTTGTAATATATAGCgatctatagaaataactttaagatattgatatatgtacctATTGTCTATCAGATAACTAAGATAGAATAATCTATTGATTATGGGCCATATCTCTCAATAAACATTTAACTGAACTAGCAGATCTGGTTCAAGGTCGGCAGATATTTAAAGAGATCATTCTGTGTATTAAAATAATACCCGTCTAATTGGTTGTTTGATTGATTTAACATAGATTTTTCAACAGGTATGAACCAGTAGTCATTTTACCTTAAAACTGAATATTAATGTAAGAAAACTTAATCGACCTTCGCAAgaataaacatcaaaataaacgATACGAAGCAAaggacaaaataacaaaaaattcaaTTATAATTGGTAAAACAGACATGATAATTAGTGTCTAAATCAATTTCAAGCATAAAAAGACGGGATATTAAATGATAACAAAACATATTGATATTCTAGTAATGCAAATGCACTTTATATACAGAGTTAGCagatgtattataaaaatatataactagTATGACTTAAAGTACCCATCATCTACTGACAATTAATTACTGATCATTTAATGACAATTAAGAAAATGTTCTTATCACCATTGCTCATCATCGATATGAACGCTGCTCAATATAAATCTTTAAAGTGTGCACATACTTCATAATTGTTCTCGAAGTACAATGTCTGAGTTTACCACTTTTTGCAATTTGATGAATCGAATAGATCAGGATATTAACAGGAatttagtttcaacattttacagTCCGGACATATTATCACAAAGAAAAATACGACCAGTATATATGTACAGATTAATCCTCATTTCAAAATGttcacatttaaaaaatgtttgaaacataaacatttcaatacaatTAAGAAACATTAATATGGCATTTGTAAAGTCTTTTGAAGTGTTTTGACATAAACAAATCaacatattacattttgtatttcataaaatacaactcaattcacaaaaatgtttttgacgATCACTACAATACACGAAGATGAGATTGTTTCATAGCTgtaaatgatacatttatttcttgTGTTTTGCCATAGCTTTTTTCACTAGCCTCGAAGATTGTGCGATTGTTACTTCTGTTTTAACAGTTTCGTACTCATCATCTGATGGTATACCGCGGGATATCGACTCTGGTTCCGCTTTATCGCCGCTTTCTGTATATCCACCAAACCAACTTCCGATCCAGTTTAATATCCCACCACCACTCCCTTTCGTAGCAGGTTTTAGTGAATACTCAGCAGCGTCGCATGAAGATCTCGTGCTTAAAGTTGGctttgctttgaaatttgttctcACCTCTGATAGAGATTTAAATTTAGAATAAGTCTTTGCTTCTGGTGAAGACAAAACCGTGCCAAGTTCAGCTTTATTCATTTGAAGTTGAGCTACGCACTCACCTCGTGATCTCCACCGTTCATGCATGAGGTCAGATACCTCTTCCTCGTTGAAATCTTCTCCGGCCTGAACTCTGTTTTGCACTTCAGCATCTACCTCTGCCATTAACTGATTCAAGGAAAGTTCCTCCTGGGCACCACCAATAATAACTTTCGAAAGAACTTGTGCCTTCCGCATAGGAACATACTGTCCGCCTGTGATATAAGCTACAGCCATGAAGAAGTCTTTGTATGGAGATATGCTAGGCTCACAACCTGCCATATATATCGTTATACCTTTTTCTGCCAGCTGATGTGCTACAACCATGGGATCTATTCCATCTGGACAACCTTTAGGGAATCCATCACCTCCACACCCAAGCCCGTGCGGAGGTGCGTCAGAAATACATACACAAATCTTTGTTGCCTCTTCCCTCCAGCTTAGCTTCAGAAGGTCATGAAGCGCATCAGCCACTGCTTCTGGCGTGTCTCCCCCACCAGTAGCAGAACAGTCACTTAACCAACCTTTCATAGTTTTAGACGAATGTGTGAAGTCATGGCAACGAGTTACGAATGTAGAATCTTGTGGAGGATGATCGCGATATTCGACGAGAGCCAGTCTTACATCACTTTTCTCACTCGCCACTATTTCTTCCACAATTTTACGAATATTATTTTTAGCCTCATTTATATAGGAGCCCATACTGCCCGTACAATCCATGGCAAAtgctaggtccaaatttttgcTGTCATGTTTAGCAAGCTGTGGTTTGTCCACTTTTTCTACCTCAATTTTACTTTTCCCCGACATTTTTTCGAGAAGATATCTACTATGTAGCTTCAaataattaaatactttattaTGCCTTCCTTCTATTTATTTATACTACGTAAACACGCAATGTTCAAATACGTGGCGggtttttcttacattttgtcTATTTATAGCGATTAACGTATCATTTATTTGTAGATATGAACGAAATTAAACTAATCATTCCTTTATTTAGGCCTGACTGAAAATCGTACCAAACTAATATTGTTTATGTGGTTGTATCAAATAAACCCTACCCGTACCTGAATTTTACTGTTaagaaaacgaagacattaaaaactaaacaaaagtcataaaatactagTCAGAGTTACCtgctccaataaattaaacattgatatacaggtatagtagtcgcaacttgaccgcgatggttgaccttaggctgattattcatatcgattatttcattatagaaatcaagggtgcttagggtagccttGTATATtgatatggaattagtttgtatacagtgcagtatcaaagtatatatacttacatttgatcagttaaaaccttccaatacaataatttataattacacaaattaatatttcctttttctcgtgcagttcgtgttttacgtacactccttttcaataatgggttgtgcctcattatgtattataatacaaaggtcaaccatcggggtcaagttgcgtccactatatacttacatttgatcagttaaacctttccaatacactaacttataattacacaaatttatatttccttttttctcgtgcagctcgtgttttacggaTACTCCTTTTcgataataggttgtgcctcattaggtattataatacaaaggtcaaccatcggggtcaagttgcgtccactatagaAACTTGcggaaggcatatagtgatcctcctgtccgtccgttcgttcgtccgtccgtccgtacgaggttaaccaa
The genomic region above belongs to Mercenaria mercenaria strain notata chromosome 12, MADL_Memer_1, whole genome shotgun sequence and contains:
- the LOC128547254 gene encoding uncharacterized protein LOC128547254, with product MSGKSKIEVEKVDKPQLAKHDSKNLDLAFAMDCTGSMGSYINEAKNNIRKIVEEIVASEKSDVRLALVEYRDHPPQDSTFVTRCHDFTHSSKTMKGWLSDCSATGGGDTPEAVADALHDLLKLSWREEATKICVCISDAPPHGLGCGGDGFPKGCPDGIDPMVVAHQLAEKGITIYMAGCEPSISPYKDFFMAVAYITGGQYVPMRKAQVLSKVIIGGAQEELSLNQLMAEVDAEVQNRVQAGEDFNEEEVSDLMHERWRSRGECVAQLQMNKAELGTVLSSPEAKTYSKFKSLSEVRTNFKAKPTLSTRSSCDAAEYSLKPATKGSGGGILNWIGSWFGGYTESGDKAEPESISRGIPSDDEYETVKTEVTIAQSSRLVKKAMAKHKK